One window of the Zygotorulaspora mrakii chromosome 6, complete sequence genome contains the following:
- a CDS encoding 60S ribosomal protein uL2 (similar to Saccharomyces cerevisiae RPL2A (YFR031C- A) and RPL2B (YIL018W); ancestral locus Anc_7.187) encodes MGRVIRNQRKGAGSIFTSHTRLREGAAKLRTLDYAERHGYIRGVVKQIIHDAGRGAPLAKVVFRDPYRYKLREEIFIANEGLHTGQFIYAGKKASLNVGNVLPLGSLPEGTIVSNVEEKPGDRGALARASGNYVIIIGHNPDENKTRVRLPSGSKKIISSDARGVVGVVAGGGRVDKPLLKAGRAFHKYKVKRNSWPKTRGVAMNPVDHPHGGGNHQHIGKASTISRGAVSGQKAGLIAARRTGLLRGSQKTQD; translated from the exons ATGG GTAGAGTTATTCGTAACCAAAGAAAGGGTGCTGGTTCCATCTTCACCTCCCACACCAGATTGAGAGAAGGTGCTGCCAAATTGAGAACTTTGGATTACGCTGAACGTCATGGTTACATTCGTGGTGTTGTGAAGCAAATCATTCACGATGCTGGTAGAGGTGCTCCATTGGCTAAGGTTGTTTTCCGTGACCCATACAGATATAAGTTACGTGAAGAAATCTTCATCGCCAACGAAGGTCTACACACTGGTCAATTTATCTACGCCGGTAAGAAGGCTTCTTTGAATGTCGGTAACGTTTTGCCTTTGGGTTCTCTACCAGAAGGTACTATTGTTTCTAACGTTGAAGAGAAACCAGGTGACAGAGGTGCTCTTGCTAGAGCTTCCGGTAACTATGTTATCATCATTGGTCATAACCCAGATGAGAACAAAACCAGAGTTAGATTACCTTCTGGCTCCAAGAAAATCATCTCCTCTGATGCCAGAGGTGTTGTCGGTGTTGTTGCCGGTGGTGGTAGAGTTGACAAGCCATTGTTGAAGGCCGGTCGTGCTTTCCACAAGTACAAGGTTAAGAGAAACTCTTGGCCAAAGACCCGTGGTGTTGCCATGAATCCAGTTGATCACCCTCACGGTGGTGGTAACCATCAACATATTGGTAAGGCTTCTACCATTTCTAGAGGTGCTGTTTCTGGTCAAAAGGCTGGTTTGATCGCTGCCAGAAGAACTGGTTTGCTACGTGGTTCTCAAAAGACTCAAGATTAA
- the PHO4 gene encoding phosphate-sensing transcription factor PHO4 (similar to Saccharomyces cerevisiae PHO4 (YFR034C); ancestral locus Anc_7.191): MAYAGESEPMYYEGHEAPLRYDSDGRGQEHGNEEQHQEDHAIGIAQSSRSILDQVDDFLNDHQNEREHTAEGEIKDGLPSSHSQSTTWMPSGMQVDLDHLSETLFTHPHANEHNDDHDMELSMGLDLDKEKNGSHHSHSLAHGPAVRPHHIRPDLVASPMVSPMITATETHLQIDTPFLGHSNGHIPSGYGQDGGHGLAHGSDHLYSLPNGGNQWKPKTLASQSQFSPLSSPALTAIDNAQRINFALPESTLSSASMRKKTTRSNKRRTPSNSTNSSSSSSTTKVAKNSPRLSANPSSSSKRHSKASPITSNANGNSWDDLIFRLPESSIEVDHHNIANNVTTDGETPQSSSGRMSSSPESRMTPATLMNYPKVILPSNTISASRIDHSMSPHDFTKNNIGEYSTNANSNDSNKSYTNDRNSNNSSNNDGDNNNNNNNNNNSNNNNEENHNHTHKHHSNPNSSNANSNNSSLNGAHVIRATESPVIKPKPSIPLSRNGSKVKVIDEQPTPSTSTIAQTMVAPEKQRRTSRSKRKASVSSSINGGGGSSDDGDQLKKEVHKAAEQGRRNRLNVALNDLDSLLPLNLKESITIPSKATTVELACSFIRQLLEAEKNSSTS; the protein is encoded by the coding sequence ATGGCATACGCTGGTGAGTCAGAGCCTATGTATTACGAGGGGCACGAGGCGCCGTTGCGATATGACAGTGATGGGCGCGGGCAGGAGCATGGCAACGAAGAACAGCATCAGGAGGACCATGCTATCGGCATCGCACAGTCGTCGCGGAGTATATTGGACCAGGTGGACGACTTCTTGAACGATCATCAGAATGAGCGCGAACACACGGCGGAAGGCGAGATCAAGGATGGGTTGCCGTCGTCGCATTCACAAAGCACGACATGGATGCCATCGGGAATGCAGGTGGACCTGGATCACCTCTCGGAAACTCTGTTCACGCATCCACACGCAAATGAGCACAATGACGACCACGATATGGAGCTGAGCATGGGTTTGGACCTGGATAAGGAGAAAAACGGATCTCACCACAGCCATAGTCTTGCCCATGGCCCAGCAGTGAGGCCCCATCATATAAGACCGGACCTAGTGGCCTCTCCAATGGTATCTCCGATGATAACGGCAACGGAAACACATCTGCAAATTGACACGCCCTTTTTAGGGCACAGCAACGGTCATATACCGAGTGGTTACGGCCAGGACGGCGGGCATGGCTTGGCGCACGGAAGCGACCATCTGTATTCGCTGCCAAACGGTGGAAACCAATGGAAACCGAAGACCCTGGCTTCGCAGAGTCAGTTTTCTCCCCTGAGTTCACCAGCATTGACAGCCATAGATAATGCTCAAAGGATCAATTTTGCATTACCGGAATCCACCTTGAGCTCAGCATCTatgaggaagaaaacaaCGCGATcaaataaaagaagaactcCATCAAACTCAACgaattcatcttcttcatcatcaacgaCAAAAGTGGCTAAAAATAGCCCGAGGTTGAGCGCAAATCCATCATCAAGTTCAAAACGACATTCAAAAGCTTCCCCGATTACGTCAAATGCAAACGGTAATTCTTGGGATGATCTTATATTCAGATTACCCGAAAGTAGCATCGAAGTGGATCATCACAATATTGCAAATAATGTAACTACAGATGGTGAAACTCCGCAATCTTCTTCTGGAAGAATGTCATCATCGCCAGAATCAAGAATGACCCCTGCAACACTTATGAACTATCCAAAGGTTATATTACCTTCAAATACGATTAGtgcttcaagaattgaTCATTCAATGAGTCCGCATGATTTTACGAAGAATAATATTGGCGAATATAGTACCAATGCTAATAGTAATGACAGCAATAAGAGCTACACTAATGACAGGAACAGTAATAATAGTAGTAATAATGATGGtgataataacaataacaataacaataacaataacagtaataataataatgagGAGAATCACAACCACACTCACAAGCACCACAGTAACCCCAATAGCAGCAATGCTAACAGCAATAATAGTAGCCTAAATGGGGCCCATGTTATAAGAGCTACGGAATCACCTGTAATCAAACCCAAACCATCGATTCCCTtatcaagaaatggaaGCAAAGTCAAGGTGATAGATGAACAACCTACTCCATCGACATCCACGATAGCCCAAACAATGGTTGCTCCTGAAAAACAACGGAGAACGTCTAGATCGAAGAGAAAGGCAAGTGTTTCGTCATCGATAAATGGAGGCGGCGGAAGCAGCGATGACGGCGATCaattaaagaaagaagTCCACAAGGCTGCCGAGCAAGGTCGCAGAAACAGGCTTAATGTTGCACTAAATGATCTTGATTCATTATTACCATTGAATTTAAAGGAGTCGATTACAATTCCTTCGAAGGCAACAACAGTGGAATTGGCTTGCAGTTTTATAAGACAACTTTTGGAAGCGGAAAAAAATTCCTCCACATCTTAA
- the SMC2 gene encoding condensin subunit SMC2 (similar to Saccharomyces cerevisiae SMC2 (YFR031C); ancestral locus Anc_7.186) — MKIEELIIDGFKSYATRTVISDWDPQFNSITGLNGSGKSNILDAICFVLGISSMATVRASSLQDLIYKRGQAGITKASVTIVFDNSDKSNCPIGFTNSPKISVTRQIVLGGTSKYLINGHRAPQQSVLQLFQSVQLNINNPNFLIMQGKITKVLNMKPTEILSLIEEAAGTKMFEDRKEKAERTMAKKEGKLQENRTLLKEEIEPKLEKLRNEKRIFLDFQETQTDLEKTERIVNAFDYYYMNNRSKNLKDTLEMSNIRSKELGEMIEKINNELVSLNQDMKDTKAAQQREVNKDGKLAQFEQKKSDLLSEISRKKASLAICMENFDDTKQKLNYLETSKNENEVKLSTRTQDFKQVEKEYKELSGTLNDLKEAHKGKEELLSTLETGISSSGTTAGGYNEQLISAKQLRNEAEIAIKKLKMKIDHLQKEHAANQPKLTDAIKENEFNLQRVKEYQQECDALSNELSKSGYNPRLVEELKANESRIKQEIYALNNESAYLERRVANVDFSYSKPYASFDCNSVKGVAAQLFDLPENNYESATALQVCAGGRLFNVVVDNEKTASELLEKGRLRKRVTIIPLNRIFARTLNNDVLRLARQIAPEKVELALNLIAYDSGVSKAMQFIFGSSLICKDADTAKRVTFHPQIRVRSITSDGDVYDPEGTLSGGSRNNKNSILIDIQKYNTAKKRITELESKLEAIQRELTEQEDVLQKSKNLQNSLNMATHKVTLARRNAENNKGIQFIKRDEGIVKEIEGCEKEIERKAAFVIEREAQIDTIQKDIKEFSSDKGLKLKQLKQEIEKLAVKIKFLEEETELKYDRHQTLQLETEQFAADIASEEESKKSLFDSVQAHETEKLHIEKDLKCLEESFKINEAHLIEEERRLVEINEELKELNEIIKQKSESRSKCELELQTLKNDSNKSKSITESLEQKMSHLLSSHDWLEDHAVVASIVQQNDGLDLQQYRQRVCHLQEKFQDMRRKVNPNIMSMIENVEKKEFALKTMIKTIEKDKVKIQETIEKLNEYKKETLIKTWKKVTKDFGSVFADLLPNSFAKLVPLEGKEVTEGLEVKVKLGNLWKDSLVELSGGQRSLIALSLIMALLQFRPAPMYILDEVDAALDLSHTQNIGHLIKTRFKGAQFIVVSLKEGMFTNANRIFRTRFQDGTSVVSVM; from the coding sequence ATGAAAATTGAGGAGCTGATTATTGATGGTTTCAAGTCATATGCAACAAGGACCGTCATATCAGATTGGGATCCacaattcaattcaataaCAGGTCTGAACGGTTCCGGAAAGTCCAACATTTTGGATGCGATATGTTTTGTCCTTGGAATTTCATCTATGGCAACAGTGAGAGCCTCTTCTTTGCAAGATCTGATCTATAAGAGAGGTCAAGCCGGGATTACGAAGGCAAGTGTTACAATAGTATTTGACAATTCAGATAAATCGAATTGCCCTATAGGGTTTACAAATTCTCCTAAAATATCGGTAACGAGACAAATAGTACTTGGCGGAACATCAAAATATCTGATAAATGGGCATAGAGCACCACAGCAATCAGTTttgcaactttttcaatcaGTACAGTTGAACATCAATAATCCGAATTTCCTCATAATGCAAGGTAAAATTACAAAAGTTCTGAATATGAAACCAACAGAAATTCTATCTTTGATAGAGGAAGCAGCAGGTACCAAAATGTTCGAAGAcagaaaggaaaaagctGAACGTACTATGGctaaaaaagaaggaaagCTACAAGAGAACAGAACACTACTAAAGGAAGAGATCGAACCTAAACTTGAAAAGCTGCGAAATGAAAAGCGAATCTTCCTAGATTTTCAAGAGACTCAAACAGACTTGGAAAAAACTGAAAGGATAGTAAATGCATTCGACTATTATTACATGAACAATAGGAGTAAAAACCTTAAAGATACCCTGGAAATGTCAAACATCAGGTCCAAAGAGCTTGGTGAAATGATTGAGAAAATTAATAATGAATTGGTTAGTCTAAATCAGGACATGAAAGATACAAAAGCTGCGCAACAACGGGAAGTCAATAAGGACGGAAAGTTAGCCCAATTcgaacaaaaaaaaagcgaTCTTCTAAGTGAAAtctcaagaaaaaaggCATCCCTAGCTATATGTATGGAAAACTTTGACGacacaaaacaaaaactgaattatttggaaacatccaagaatgaaaatgaagtaAAACTTTCAACCAGAACtcaagatttcaaacagGTTGAAAAGGAGTATAAAGAGCTAAGTGGTACTTTGAATGATCTCAAAGAGGCTCACAAAGGCAAAGAAGAGCTATTGTCGACGTTAGAAACGGGTATATCCTCTTCAGGCACTACTGCTGGTGGTTATAATGAACAGTTGATCTCTGCCAAACAGCTACGAAATGAAGCTGAAATTGCTATtaaaaagctgaaaatgaaaattgatCATCTGCAGAAGGAGCATGCAGCCAATCAACCTAAACTTACAGATGCCataaaagagaatgaaTTCAATCTGCAACGTGTTaaagaatatcaacaaGAATGTGATGCCTTATCAAATGAGTTGTCGAAATCGGGCTACAACCCCAGGCTAgtggaagaattgaaagcGAATGAAAGTAGGATAAAGCAGGAGATTTATGCTTTGAACAACGAGAGTGCATACCTTGAAAGAAGAGTTGCTAACGTCGATTTCTCATACTCAAAACCATATGCATCATTCGATTGCAATTCTGTCAAGGGAGTTGCAGCTCAGCTATTTGATCTTCCGGAAAACAATTATGAGAGTGCAACGGCGTTGCAGGTATGCGCCGGAGGGCGACTTTTCAACGTCGTGGTGGATAATGAGAAAACAGCATCGGaacttcttgaaaaaggaagacTGCGAAAGCGAGTGACAATTATTCCTTTGAATAGAATCTTTGCAAGAACTTTAAATAATGATGTTCTTCGATTGGCCAGACAAATAGCCCCAGAAAAAGTGGAACTCGCTCTAAATTTGATTGCTTATGACTCCGGAGTATCGAAGGCAATgcaatttatttttggcAGCAGTCTTATTTGTAAAGACGCAGACACAGCAAAAAGAGTGACATTTCACCCTCAAATCCGAGTAAGAAGTATAACTTCGGATGGTGATGTTTATGATCCCGAAGGCACATTATCTGGTGGGAGCagaaataataaaaacTCAATTTTGATAGACATTCAGAAATACAATACtgccaaaaaaagaataacaGAATTGGAAAGTAAGCTAGAAGCTATTCAACGAGAGCTTACGGAACAGGAAGACGTATTACAGAAGAGCAAAAATTTACAAAACAGTTTGAACATGGCTACCCACAAGGTGACATTAGCTAGAAGGAATGCTGAGAATAACAAGGGTATTCAATTCATAAAAAGGGATGAAGGAATTgtaaaagaaattgaagggtgtgaaaaagaaatagagaGGAAAGCAGCATTTGTTATTGAGCGTGAGGCCCAAATTGATACAATTCAGAAGgacatcaaagaattcaGTAGTGATAAAGGATTGAAACTAAAGCAATTAAAGCAGGAAATAGAAAAACTAGCTGttaaaatcaaatttttagaGGAGGAGACagaattgaaatatgatCGACATCAAACGCTCCAATTGGAGACTGAACAATTTGCAGCAGACATTGCGTCCgaagaagaatcaaaaaaatctctaTTTGATAGTGTTCAAGCGCACGAAACTGAAAAGTTGCATATCGAAAAAGATCTCAAGTGTCTTGAAGAGagcttcaaaatcaatgaaGCTCATCTAATCGAGGAGGAAAGGCGTCTTGTAGAGATAAATGAAGAACTCAAGGAGCTTAACGAAATTATAAAACAAAAGTCAGAGTCACGATCCAAATGTGAACTGGAGCTGCAGACGTTAAAGAATGACTCCAATAAATCCAAAAGCATTACAGAAAGTCTCGAACAAAAAATGTCTCATCTTCTAAGTTCTCATGACTGGCTTGAAGATCATGCTGTAGTTGCAAGTATCGTTCAACAAAATGATGGATTGGACTTACAACAATATAGGCAGCGTGTTTGTCACCTTCAAGAAAAGTTCCAAGACATGAGACGAAAGGTGAATCCCAACATCATGAGCATGATCGAGAacgttgaaaagaaagagttTGCATTGAAGACCATGATAAAAACTATAGAAAAGGATAAGGTCAAAATTCAAGAGACAATCGAAAAGTTGAATGAATACAAGAAAGAGACTTTGATTAAAACATGGAAGAAAGTGacaaaagattttggaAGCGTCTTTGCTGATTTACTACCCAACTCATTTGCGAAGTTGGTACCTTTGGAGGGGAAAGAGGTAACTGAGGGATTGGAAGTAAAAGTTAAATTGGGAAATTTATGGAAGGACAGTCTAGTTGAGCTATCTGGTGGCCAAAGATCTTTAATTGCACTATCATTGATCATGGCACTTCTCCAGTTTAGACCGGCACCAATGTATATATTGGACGAAGTTGATGCTGCTCTGGATTTAAGCCATACTCAAAATATAGGACATTTGATAAAAACAAGATTCAAAGGAGCCCAATTTATTGTTGTATCACTGAAGGAAGGTATGTTCACAAATGCAAATAGAATATTCCGAACTAGGTTTCAAGATGGGACATCTGTCGTCAGTGTAATGTAG
- the QCR6 gene encoding ubiquinol--cytochrome-c reductase subunit 6 (similar to Saccharomyces cerevisiae QCR6 (YFR033C); ancestral locus Anc_7.190) produces MISSITDLLAELKDTIVPTVAKAEDDIEETEAGDDEGEDEDEDDNEDEDEDDEDEEATDQLDTLKEECQNTPEGKTLVHHLQECSERVLKASQEPGYEEQEHKEDCVEEFFHLQHYLDSCAAPRLFNQLK; encoded by the exons ATGATTAGCTCTATCACAGATTTACTAGCAGAGTTGAAGGACACCATCGTACCAACAGTTGCAAAAGCTGAAGATGACATAGAA GAAACCGAAGCTGGAGATGACGAAGGTGAAGACGAGGACGAAGACGACAATGAAGACGAggacgaagatgatgaagacgaGGAAGCTACTGATCAATTAGATACCTTAAAAGAAGAATGTCAAAACACACCAGAGGGTAAAACACTTGTTCATCATCTACAAGAGTGTAGTGAGAGAGTCCTAAAGGCCTCTCAAGAGCCAGGCTAcgaagaacaagaacatAAGGAAGATTGTGTCGAGGAATTCTTCCACCTGCAACACTATTTGGACAGTTGTGCAGCTCCTAGATTGTTCAACCAGCTGAAGTGA
- the RPL29 gene encoding 60S ribosomal protein eL29 (similar to Saccharomyces cerevisiae RPL29 (YFR032C- A); ancestral locus Anc_7.189) has translation MSKSKNHTAHNQTRKAHRNGIKKPKTHKYPSLKGVDPKFRRNHRHALHGTARVLAAERKAKA, from the coding sequence ATGTCTAAGTCTAAGAACCATACAGCTCATAACCAAACGAGAAAGGCTCACAGAAATGGTATCAAGAAGCCAAAGACCCACAAGTACCCATCTTTGAAGGGTGTTGATCCAAAATTCAGAAGAAACCACAGACATGCTTTACACGGTACCGCTAGAGTCTTGGCTGCTGAACGTAAGGCTAAAGCTTAA
- the HIS6 gene encoding 1-(5-phosphoribosyl)-5- ((5-phosphoribosylamino)methylideneamino)imidazole-4-carboxamide isomerase HIS6 (similar to Saccharomyces cerevisiae HIS6 (YIL020C); ancestral locus Anc_7.193): protein MTRFVACIDLHNGQVKQIVGGTLTDDRDDSLKTNFVSEHSSEFYSKLYKENNVIGSHVIKLGPNNDEAALRALRESPFFLQIGGGINDSNCLEWLQYASKVIVTSWLFTQDGQFQLSKLIKISKICGKDRLVVDLSCRRTKDNEWVVAMNKWQKLTDLNLNATTFQILSEYADEFLIHAADVEGLCKGIDKDLVTNLYQWTRDLPQNIKIVYAGGAKSVSDLSLVNELSKGKVDLTYGSSLDIFGGNLVKFDDCCKWNENH from the coding sequence ATGACCAGATTTGTTGCTTGCATCGATTTACATAACGGGCAAGTCAAACAGATCGTTGGCGGAACATTAACTGACGATCGCGATGACTCTTTGAAGACAAACTTTGTGTCTGAACATTCCTCAGAGTTCTATTCGAAATTgtacaaagaaaacaatgtaATTGGTAGTCATGTAATAAAATTGGGTCCAAATAACGACGAAGCAGCATTGAGAGCATTAAGAGAATCACCTTTCTTCTTACAGATTGGTGGTGGTATAAATGACTCCAATTGTTTGGAATGGCTGCAATATGCTAGCAAAGTTATCGTTACGAGCTGGCTTTTCACGCAGGATGGACAATTTCAACTGTCTAAGCtgatcaaaatatcaaaaatctGTGGCAAAGATCGTCTTGTAGTCGATTTGAGTTGCAGGAGAACAAAAGATAATGAATGGGTCGTAGCTATGAATAAATGGCAAAAACTAACGGACTTAAATTTGAATGCCACGACTTTCCAAATACTGTCTGAATATGCGGATGAATTTCTCATTCATGCAGCAGATGTGGAAGGCCTTTGTAAAGGGATTGATAAGGATTTAGTTACTAATCTATACCAATGGACACGTGACCTACCTCAGAATATTAAAATTGTGTATGCGGGAGGTGCCAAAAGCGTATCAGATCTATCGCTCGTTAATGAATTGAGTAAGGGTAAAGTTGATTTGACCTACGGAAGTTCGTTGGATATATTTGGAGGTAATTTGGTTAAATTTGACGATTGCTGCAAGTGGAATGAAAATCATTAG
- the FAF1 gene encoding Faf1p (similar to Saccharomyces cerevisiae FAF1 (YIL019W); ancestral locus Anc_7.192) → MDTTEEGYSKMLELQRLAFEKQFGTLESLGYEDKTKTETETELQSNRSSTSGSDASSDEDDEEDEKYYTDTDDASEAGPDSEDDAQQHVKQPRVIKFNGPSDTYVPPTRHEIKQLRTGRPLKTHPDENAHKRKTENPSGNASDEEDNEAENLKNDLELQRFLKESHLLNAFDSNSYDDDTIVGKARSRTLEMRLKTISATNGRHQKLNKLEKVPINIRKGMINKHMKKIAQHEQEARDGGVVLSHIKKGEFRKIDATYKNDIERRIGTTIKKQHHSDRKNRQRGLKINTVGQSTRNGLIISKHDIERINGGSNHKKSRR, encoded by the coding sequence ATGGACACCACCGAAGAGGGCTACTCCAAGATGTTGGAATTGCAAAGACTcgcatttgaaaaacagttCGGAACGCTAGAATCTCTTGGTTACGAAGATAAAACAAAGACAGAGACAGAGACAGAGTTGCAGAGCAATCGCAGCAGCACAAGCGGAAGCGACGCCAGCAGCGATGAAGACGACGAGGAAGACGAAAAATACTACACCGACACTGATGATGCCAGTGAAGCAGGCCCCGACAGCGAAGACGACGCCCAGCAACATGTGAAACAGCCCCGAGTTATAAAATTCAACGGACCAAGCGACACTTACGTGCCACCCACCAGGCACGAAATCAAACAACTCAGAACGGGCAGGCCATTGAAGACACACCCAGACGAGAACGCACACAAGAGAAAGACCGAAAACCCTAGCGGAAACGCCAGCGACGAAGAAGATAACGAGGCTGAAAACCTGAAGAACGATCTCGAGCTGCAGCGGTTTCTCAAAGAGTCTCATCTCCTGAACGCATTCGATTCCAACTCGTACGACGACGACACCATAGTCGGCAAGGCAAGATCGCGCACGCTGGAAATGAGACTGAAGACAATCTCCGCGACCAACGGCCGCCATCAAAAACTGAACAAGCTGGAAAAAGTACCCATAAACATAAGGAAGGGCATGATCAACAAACACATGAAGAAGATTGCACAGCACGAACAAGAAGCAAGAGATGGCGGTGTCGTTTTATCACACATCAAAAAGGGAGAGTTCAGGAAGATTGACGCAACATACAAAAATGACATAGAGAGAAGAATTGGCACAACCATAAAGAAACAGCACCATTCCGACCGTAAGAACCGCCAAAGAGGCCTAAAGATCAACACCGTTGGTCAATCGACGAGAAACGGTCTGATCATATCGAAGCATGACATAGAACGAATCAATGGCGGCAGCAACCACAAAAAGAGCAGAAGATGA
- the RRT5 gene encoding Rrt5p (similar to Saccharomyces cerevisiae YFR032C; ancestral locus Anc_7.188): MPNNQSYQITKERVYGSLDIKMSSSSIEITRLYISNLNFSTTEAELSDYLRQYSVVSVLIPSQTIRGFRSNQVRPLGIAYAEFESSELLKRAIDQLNGKEFKGRDLKLKPYVPYSPEHVTRKMSKSKTLCKLRHLKKHYKIEPAVEPAAEITTEPSCEEPDPLVQEEVVQELNAEVHESAAEIEGQNNEPAEEPEAELSEDTVYLGYLPKGCTDVELREHFKEFKPQEIWIFRTRSTKSRHLRFRRHFIAALVRLKTPEKMNTVIERTDRKKLMGKKQIVKPAITKKIHEMKRMAAEKKNMEESNCVVFEVEDIREPGEPSEPSGSNASDEANQPEGNTEQSEIQGSSEGTTAHIVPEKKADAIHS; the protein is encoded by the coding sequence ATGCCAAATAATCAGAGCTATCAGATAACCAAGGAAAGAGTATATGGCAGTCTGGATATAAAAATGTCATCCAGCAGTATTGAAATCACAAGATtgtatatttcaaatttgaactTTTCCACCACAGAAGCAGAACTGTCCGACTATTTAAGACAGTATAGTGTCGTTTCCGTGCTGATTCCAAGCCAAACGATCCGCGGGTTTCGTAGTAACCAAGTCCGTCCATTGGGTATAGCCTACGCCGAATTCGAATCGAGTGAGTTGCTAAAGAGAGcaattgatcaattgaatgGCAAAGAATTTAAAGGCAGAGACCTAAAACTGAAACCGTATGTCCCTTATTCTCCAGAACATGTCACAAGAAAGATGAGCAAATCGAAAACTTTATGTAAATTAAGACATCTCAAAAAGCACTACAAAATTGAACCCGCAGTAGAACCCGCAGCAGAGATCACAACAGAGCCCAGTTGCGAGGAACCCGATCCTTTAGTGCAGGAAGAAGTAGTTCAAGAGCTCAATGCAGAAGTACACGAGTCCGCTGCTGAGATTGAAGGACAAAATAATGAACCCGCTGAAGAGCCAGAAGCAGAATTGTCGGAGGATACTGTTTATCTCGGTTATTTACCAAAGGGCTGCACAGATGTTGAATTGCGTGAGCATTTTAAAGAATTTAAACCTCAAGAAATATGGATCTTTAGAACAAGATCTACGAAATCAAGGCATTTGAGATTTAGACGTCATTTCATCGCGGCACTAGTCCGTTTGAAAACCCCGGAAAAGATGAATACTGTAATAGAAAGAACAGACAGGAAAAAACTGATGGGTAAAAAGCAGATTGTTAAACCAGCCATAACCAAAAAGATCcatgaaatgaaaagaatggctgctgaaaagaaaaacatgGAAGAGAGCAATTGCGTTGTTTTTGAAGTGGAAGATATAAGAGAGCCAGGTGAACCAAGCGAACCATCTGGATCCAATGCATCCGATGAAGCGAATCAACCAGAAGGAAATACTGAGCAATCAGAAATACAAGGGAGTAGTGAGGGCACTACCGCTCATATTGTACCTGAAAAGAAAGCGGATGCCATTCATTCTTGA